One stretch of Pedobacter riviphilus DNA includes these proteins:
- the ppk1 gene encoding polyphosphate kinase 1 — protein MSNKKIPFLNREISWLYFNERVLQEAADETVPLIERIKFLSIFSSNLEEFYRVRVATMTRLTNLNDKAKALLGFNSKKILNEIKNIVVKQERKFDQLFQATLINELAQNRIFILNDTQLNVSRGEFVKNHFRDKILSNLVPIMLDMDKPFPELKDRYLYFFVKLSKKDTKIKEKYALIEIPPNLPRFLVLPETNDLKFIILAEDIIRYCLDDIFYVFTYDNLEAYSIQLTRDAELDIDKNINDKFIDDLKNSLEKRKKGKPMRLLYDSAMPLNMLTVLVNKLKLEAESLIPGNRYHKFGDFIAFPNVGKKELEYAPNVPLKVHDLHRTQSMFAKVAQRDYLVNLPYQSYDYIILFLREAAIDPKVTEIQITLYRLAENSKVINALINAAKNGKAVSVLLELKARFDEQANIYWTSRLMEEGVKVNYGLTDYKVHSKICLVKRIEKDKPVYYANLATGNFNEKTAGLYCDHSIFTAKKEITNDLVKLFDALSKRTVTKGFKHLIVSPLESRSKLVNFINREIRNAKQGKLAYIMLKVNSLADEGIIAKLYDASNAGVKIQLIIRGICCLVPGVKGFSENITAISIIDKFLEHARVYIFGNNGKNDMYLSSADLMSRNFEHRVEVGFPVLDHDVKQEIQDIIDLQLQDNTKSRQINALNNNKYHKNRLSKKIRAQVDIYNYLKTKHQS, from the coding sequence ATGAGCAATAAGAAGATCCCTTTTTTAAACCGCGAAATCAGTTGGCTTTACTTTAACGAACGTGTACTGCAGGAAGCTGCTGATGAAACAGTTCCGCTGATTGAACGGATTAAATTTCTATCTATATTTTCTTCAAATTTGGAGGAGTTTTACCGTGTGCGGGTAGCCACCATGACCCGACTAACCAATTTGAACGATAAGGCTAAAGCACTTTTAGGATTTAACTCAAAGAAAATTCTGAATGAGATTAAAAATATTGTTGTAAAACAGGAAAGAAAATTTGACCAGCTTTTTCAGGCTACCTTAATAAACGAACTTGCTCAAAACAGGATTTTTATTTTAAACGATACCCAACTGAATGTAAGCAGGGGCGAATTTGTTAAAAATCACTTTAGGGATAAGATTTTATCTAATCTGGTTCCCATTATGCTGGATATGGATAAACCTTTTCCAGAATTGAAAGACCGGTACCTTTACTTTTTTGTTAAACTTTCAAAAAAGGATACAAAAATTAAAGAGAAATATGCACTCATTGAAATTCCGCCCAATTTGCCACGATTTTTGGTGTTGCCCGAAACAAACGATCTAAAATTTATAATTCTGGCCGAAGATATTATCCGATATTGTTTAGACGATATATTTTATGTTTTTACGTACGATAATTTAGAGGCTTATTCGATCCAGTTAACACGGGATGCGGAATTGGACATTGATAAAAACATTAATGATAAATTTATCGATGATTTAAAAAACAGTTTGGAAAAACGCAAAAAAGGAAAACCGATGCGTTTGCTTTATGATTCGGCTATGCCTTTAAATATGCTTACTGTACTGGTGAATAAACTTAAGCTTGAGGCCGAAAGTTTAATTCCAGGTAACCGTTACCATAAATTTGGCGATTTTATTGCCTTCCCAAATGTGGGTAAAAAGGAATTGGAATATGCGCCGAACGTGCCGCTAAAGGTACATGATTTGCACAGAACCCAAAGCATGTTCGCTAAAGTTGCCCAGCGCGATTATTTGGTGAATTTACCCTACCAATCGTACGATTACATTATTCTGTTTTTGCGTGAAGCCGCAATTGATCCGAAAGTAACCGAAATACAGATTACCTTATACCGATTAGCCGAAAACTCAAAAGTAATTAATGCATTAATTAACGCTGCTAAAAATGGTAAAGCAGTTTCTGTTTTATTAGAACTTAAAGCCCGTTTTGATGAACAGGCTAATATTTACTGGACGAGCCGCTTAATGGAGGAAGGTGTTAAGGTGAATTACGGTTTAACTGACTACAAAGTACACTCCAAAATTTGTTTGGTTAAACGGATCGAAAAAGATAAGCCAGTATACTATGCAAACTTAGCAACAGGAAACTTTAACGAGAAAACCGCAGGTTTATACTGTGATCATAGTATTTTCACGGCTAAAAAAGAGATTACCAACGATCTGGTAAAGCTTTTTGATGCGTTGAGTAAACGTACCGTAACGAAGGGATTTAAACACCTGATTGTTTCGCCGCTGGAGAGCCGCTCGAAATTGGTCAATTTTATTAACCGCGAAATCAGGAACGCAAAACAAGGTAAACTCGCTTACATCATGTTAAAGGTAAATAGTTTAGCGGATGAAGGGATTATTGCCAAACTTTACGATGCGAGCAATGCTGGCGTTAAAATTCAGCTGATTATCCGTGGTATCTGCTGTTTGGTACCGGGAGTAAAGGGCTTTAGTGAAAATATTACGGCCATCAGTATTATCGATAAGTTTTTAGAGCATGCCCGGGTTTATATTTTCGGTAATAACGGTAAAAACGACATGTATTTATCATCCGCAGATTTAATGAGCAGGAATTTCGAACACCGTGTAGAGGTAGGATTCCCGGTTTTGGATCATGATGTGAAACAGGAGATACAGGATATCATTGATCTGCAACTGCAGGATAATACCAAATCGAGGCAGATCAATGCTTTGAACAATAATAAATACCATAAAAACAGATTAAGTAAAAAGATAAGGGCGCAGGTAGACATCTATAACTATTTAAAAACCAAGCATCAATCATAA
- a CDS encoding Ppx/GppA phosphatase family protein produces the protein MLRYAAIDIGSNAVRLLIADISKQDGKYKYKKNTLIRVPLRLGDDAFLDQYISEKKSADLVKTMTAFKNLMDVYHVSEYLACATSAMREARNGEDIVKLIKKEADVTLEIIEGQREANIIYANHIEEELDENKNYLYIDVGGGSTELSVFVKGAPEASRSFNIGTIRMLDNQDKEETWEEMKDWVKEHTKEYKHLAGIGTGGNINKLFRMSDEKENAPLSLQKLNSMYNKLTSYSLKERINTLGLNPDRADVIIPACEIYLTLMKWTGIKQIYVPKVGMADGIIKLLIEEKLD, from the coding sequence ATGTTAAGATACGCAGCTATAGATATCGGGTCTAATGCGGTGAGGTTACTCATTGCCGATATTAGCAAACAAGACGGAAAATATAAGTATAAAAAAAACACCCTTATACGTGTGCCGCTCCGGTTGGGAGATGATGCATTCTTAGATCAATATATATCGGAAAAAAAATCTGCAGATCTGGTAAAAACCATGACTGCTTTTAAAAATCTGATGGACGTTTATCATGTTTCTGAATATTTGGCTTGTGCAACATCTGCTATGCGCGAAGCCCGTAATGGAGAAGATATTGTTAAGTTGATTAAAAAGGAAGCAGACGTTACTTTAGAGATTATTGAGGGGCAGCGGGAAGCGAATATTATTTATGCTAACCATATTGAAGAAGAGTTAGACGAAAATAAAAACTACCTATATATTGATGTTGGTGGAGGTAGTACTGAACTGTCGGTTTTCGTAAAAGGTGCTCCAGAAGCATCAAGATCCTTCAATATTGGCACAATCAGGATGCTCGATAATCAGGATAAGGAAGAAACCTGGGAAGAGATGAAAGATTGGGTAAAAGAGCATACAAAAGAATATAAACATTTGGCTGGCATAGGTACAGGTGGCAATATTAATAAATTGTTCCGCATGTCGGATGAGAAGGAAAATGCGCCATTATCGTTGCAGAAATTAAATTCGATGTACAATAAATTAACCAGTTATTCATTGAAAGAAAGGATCAATACGCTGGGTTTAAACCCCGACCGTGCAGATGTAATTATTCCGGCCTGCGAAATTTACCTTACTTTAATGAAATGGACAGGTATAAAACAGATTTATGTACCTAAAGTGGGAATGGCTGATGGAATTATTAAGTTATTGATAGAAGAGAAGTTGGATTAG
- a CDS encoding DUF5655 domain-containing protein yields MMSEEKHLSDFLNGKTEYTLGLFRFFIAQLTELGEINLRPTKSMIAIESETSFAYITQLGKNFIHVVIPFNQPYENNLCFTKIAQVPGTDQFNHHLRIYFEEDINDEVKSFLRMAME; encoded by the coding sequence ATGATGTCTGAAGAAAAACATTTATCAGACTTTTTAAACGGAAAAACGGAATATACCTTAGGGTTGTTCCGTTTTTTTATTGCGCAATTGACCGAATTAGGAGAGATAAATCTTAGGCCTACAAAGTCCATGATCGCGATCGAATCCGAAACCAGCTTTGCGTATATTACGCAGTTGGGAAAGAACTTTATTCATGTGGTTATTCCTTTCAATCAACCGTATGAAAACAATCTTTGCTTCACCAAAATTGCACAGGTGCCAGGAACGGATCAATTTAACCATCATTTGAGGATTTATTTCGAGGAAGATATTAATGATGAGGTGAAAAGTTTTTTAAGGATGGCGATGGAGTGA
- the pgl gene encoding 6-phosphogluconolactonase, producing MNLLIYKTLEELNQDLADYVIKIAEMSIEENDRFNFVLTGGSSPKALYHLLATEGQHRIDWEKVYFFFGDERNVPANDDNYNGLMAKKTILDPLGIKEDHIFYVDTTLAPEKAAIEYKKAIDKHFNGEDIVFDLILLGMGDDAHTASIFPHTTLVKDKEVNIAAVYVEKLDTYRISFTAPLINKADNVAFLVFGENKAEALKHVIGDTEKNVDLYPSQLIDPIDGKLTWFTDEAATKLLED from the coding sequence ATGAATCTACTCATATATAAAACATTAGAAGAACTGAACCAGGATCTGGCAGATTATGTGATCAAGATTGCAGAAATGTCTATCGAAGAAAACGACCGTTTCAATTTCGTTTTAACTGGCGGTAGTTCTCCTAAAGCACTTTATCATCTTCTGGCTACAGAAGGCCAGCACAGAATTGATTGGGAAAAAGTATATTTCTTCTTTGGCGATGAGCGCAACGTTCCGGCTAATGACGATAACTACAACGGATTAATGGCCAAGAAAACCATTTTAGATCCACTAGGTATTAAAGAAGATCATATTTTTTACGTTGATACCACTTTGGCTCCAGAAAAAGCAGCTATCGAATATAAAAAAGCAATCGACAAGCATTTTAATGGTGAAGACATTGTTTTCGATTTGATCCTTTTAGGTATGGGTGATGATGCGCATACGGCTTCAATTTTTCCGCATACCACGTTAGTTAAAGACAAAGAAGTAAACATAGCAGCGGTGTATGTAGAAAAATTAGATACTTACCGCATTAGCTTTACCGCACCGTTAATTAACAAAGCAGATAACGTCGCTTTCCTGGTGTTTGGAGAGAATAAGGCCGAAGCGCTGAAGCATGTTATCGGTGATACCGAAAAAAATGTTGACTTATACCCTTCTCAGTTAATCGATCCGATTGATGGTAAATTAACCTGGTTTACCGATGAGGCTGCAACAAAATTATTAGAAGATTAA
- the zwf gene encoding glucose-6-phosphate dehydrogenase, giving the protein MKTKTALNPTIFVIFGGTGDLNKRKLAPALYNLFIEGYMPDKFAVIGTGRTEFTDDSYKAALEDAVNQFSRSGKVKKDKWDDFGKTMSYCPTDFAQPKTFENLKATVEKYQKDFGAGTQVIFYLAVAPNFFPIIAECLQKYKLTQDEDNSRIVIEKPFGHDLESAKELNTLLSTIFTEKQIYRIDHYLGKETVQNMMAFRFANALFEPLWNRSYIDHVQISVTEQLGVGDRGGYYEGSGALRDMIQNHLLQLLCLVGMEAPINFDADEIRNRKVEVLRAMRPFSAEDIRFHTVRGQYSKGWVEGKEVPGYRQEKGVDTHSNTETFAAVKFHIDNWRWQGIPFYLRTGKRLNQTSSLITIQFRDVPHQIFSSGVTENWQQNRLVISIQPEMSIRMQVQAKRPGLDMVLNPVDMVFDYKGTYEGDTPEAYETLLLDAMMGDQTLFMRGDQVETAWELVMPILNTWESKKSINFPNYPADSWGPEEAEALIARDGFHWFNLPLKNKE; this is encoded by the coding sequence ATGAAAACCAAAACCGCATTAAACCCTACCATTTTTGTAATATTTGGTGGAACAGGTGATTTAAACAAAAGAAAATTAGCACCTGCCCTATATAACTTGTTTATAGAGGGTTACATGCCAGATAAGTTTGCCGTTATTGGTACCGGTAGAACCGAATTTACTGACGATAGCTACAAAGCTGCTTTAGAAGATGCTGTAAACCAGTTTTCACGCAGCGGAAAAGTAAAAAAAGATAAATGGGACGATTTTGGAAAAACTATGAGTTACTGTCCTACCGATTTTGCTCAGCCAAAAACTTTCGAAAACCTTAAGGCAACTGTAGAAAAATATCAAAAAGACTTTGGTGCTGGTACGCAGGTAATTTTCTACCTTGCCGTTGCGCCTAACTTCTTCCCTATTATTGCCGAGTGTTTGCAGAAATATAAACTTACGCAAGATGAAGATAACAGCCGCATCGTTATAGAGAAACCTTTCGGTCATGATTTAGAATCTGCAAAAGAACTGAATACATTATTGAGTACCATTTTTACCGAAAAACAGATCTATCGTATCGATCATTACTTAGGTAAAGAGACCGTTCAAAATATGATGGCTTTCCGTTTTGCCAATGCATTGTTCGAGCCGTTATGGAATAGATCTTATATCGATCACGTTCAAATTTCGGTAACCGAACAGTTAGGTGTGGGCGATCGTGGAGGTTATTATGAAGGTTCTGGCGCTTTGAGAGATATGATTCAGAATCACCTGTTGCAATTGCTTTGTTTGGTTGGAATGGAAGCACCAATTAATTTTGATGCCGATGAAATCAGGAATCGTAAGGTTGAGGTTTTAAGAGCGATGCGTCCTTTTTCTGCAGAAGATATCCGTTTTCATACTGTCCGCGGTCAATATAGTAAAGGCTGGGTTGAAGGTAAGGAAGTACCTGGATACCGTCAGGAAAAAGGTGTTGATACACATTCTAATACTGAAACTTTTGCTGCTGTTAAATTCCATATCGATAACTGGAGATGGCAAGGTATTCCTTTCTATTTAAGAACTGGAAAACGCTTAAATCAGACTTCATCTCTAATTACCATTCAGTTTAGAGATGTGCCTCATCAGATTTTCTCATCAGGTGTAACCGAAAACTGGCAACAAAACAGGTTAGTAATCAGTATACAGCCTGAAATGAGTATCCGTATGCAGGTACAGGCTAAAAGACCTGGATTGGATATGGTATTGAATCCTGTTGATATGGTTTTCGATTATAAAGGAACTTACGAGGGCGATACCCCTGAGGCCTACGAAACCTTATTATTAGATGCCATGATGGGGGATCAAACTTTGTTTATGCGTGGCGATCAGGTAGAAACAGCATGGGAGTTGGTAATGCCGATCTTAAATACTTGGGAAAGTAAAAAATCAATCAATTTTCCTAACTATCCTGCCGATAGTTGGGGACCAGAAGAAGCCGAAGCACTTATTGCAAGAGATGGTTTCCACTGGTTTAACCTGCCATTGAAGAATAAGGAATAA
- the gndA gene encoding NADP-dependent phosphogluconate dehydrogenase yields the protein MANNDSKKYKLGMIGLGTMGRNLLLNMADKGFSVTGYDKDRKMISKLEEEGKKHNLEGFDDIESFISSLQTPRTLILLVPAGPIVDSVIAELKPLLSKGDIIIDSGNSHFTDTNRRVDELEKDGLHFFGMGISGGEEGARFGPSMMPGGDKQAYNVVKDVFDAVAAKVGTDPCVTYIGPGASGHFVKMVHNGIEYAIMELIAEVYGILKNGLGYTNEEIYKVFKKWNEGRLQSFLLEITAEIFLVKDTETQNDLLDQIKDEARSKGTGKWTSEVSMELQLPVPTINEAVSNRDLSKFKKLRVSLEEAFGKKDTKIAVTINELEDAFYFSMISAYAQGMHLLVQASKEYQYNLQLQEIAKIWRGGCIIRAKFLEDIYQAYDKNNSLEHLFGDAGIQNIIKGTLAGTRKTISACINAGLGIPAFASTLTYFDTITTARMPSNLIQAQRDFFGAHTFERIDKDGVFHADWNKLS from the coding sequence ATGGCAAATAACGATTCGAAAAAATATAAATTGGGAATGATCGGTTTAGGCACCATGGGCCGGAACTTATTGTTAAACATGGCTGATAAAGGCTTCTCTGTAACTGGTTACGATAAAGACAGAAAAATGATCTCGAAACTTGAAGAAGAAGGCAAGAAGCACAACTTAGAAGGATTTGACGATATTGAAAGCTTTATTTCTAGCTTACAAACACCACGTACATTAATCTTATTAGTACCAGCCGGACCGATTGTAGATAGCGTTATTGCAGAATTAAAACCGCTTTTAAGCAAAGGCGATATTATTATCGATAGTGGAAACTCACATTTTACCGATACCAACCGCCGTGTTGACGAACTGGAGAAAGATGGCTTACATTTCTTCGGAATGGGCATTTCTGGTGGTGAAGAAGGAGCACGTTTTGGTCCGAGTATGATGCCAGGTGGCGATAAACAAGCTTATAACGTAGTTAAAGATGTTTTTGATGCCGTAGCTGCAAAAGTTGGAACCGATCCTTGTGTAACTTACATTGGCCCTGGTGCTTCTGGCCATTTTGTTAAAATGGTACACAACGGAATCGAATATGCCATAATGGAGCTTATTGCCGAAGTTTATGGCATCCTTAAAAATGGATTGGGTTATACCAACGAAGAAATATATAAGGTATTCAAAAAATGGAACGAAGGCAGGTTACAATCTTTCTTATTAGAAATTACTGCCGAAATCTTCCTTGTTAAAGATACTGAAACACAAAATGATCTTTTAGATCAGATCAAAGATGAAGCACGTTCAAAAGGTACTGGGAAATGGACATCAGAGGTTTCAATGGAACTTCAGTTACCTGTACCAACCATTAACGAGGCTGTTTCTAACCGGGATTTATCTAAATTCAAAAAACTAAGGGTTTCTTTAGAAGAAGCATTCGGGAAAAAAGACACCAAAATTGCTGTTACCATTAATGAACTGGAAGATGCTTTTTACTTCTCTATGATCAGTGCTTATGCACAAGGAATGCATTTATTGGTTCAGGCATCAAAAGAATACCAATACAACTTACAGTTACAGGAAATTGCCAAAATCTGGCGTGGAGGCTGTATCATCAGGGCTAAATTTTTGGAAGATATTTATCAGGCTTATGATAAAAACAATTCTCTTGAACATTTATTCGGTGATGCTGGCATCCAGAATATCATTAAAGGCACTTTAGCAGGCACACGCAAAACAATCAGTGCATGTATCAATGCTGGCTTAGGCATTCCTGCATTTGCATCTACCCTAACCTATTTCGATACCATTACCACAGCTAGAATGCCATCTAACTTAATCCAGGCACAAAGAGATTTCTTTGGTGCACACACTTTTGAGCGCATTGATAAAGACGGTGTTTTCCACGCTGATTGGAATAAATTATCATAA
- a CDS encoding ROK family protein: MATDKKAENNNILSIDIGGTSIKTVLLDESGNMLTEYLKSKTPPEATPKDIVSGIIELIKPFPVSYNRVSIGFPGYVKNGIVKTAPNLAKNKWADVDLAQRVANELGKPVRLVNDADQQGLGVVEGKGFEIVFTVGTGFGTALLFDGELLPHLELAHFPINKEEDYDDYIGNKAFEKIGTERWNKRLKKVIEIYKTVFNYDTLYIGGGNSKQIDFKLESNIKIVTNRDGIKGGAKLWKLADKYNIFTVEPKK, translated from the coding sequence ATGGCTACAGATAAAAAAGCTGAAAACAACAATATATTATCCATTGATATAGGCGGCACAAGCATTAAAACGGTTCTTTTGGATGAAAGCGGAAATATGCTTACCGAATATTTAAAAAGCAAAACCCCGCCAGAAGCTACTCCAAAAGACATTGTTTCTGGAATTATTGAGTTGATTAAGCCTTTTCCTGTTAGCTACAACCGTGTATCGATCGGTTTTCCGGGTTATGTTAAAAACGGAATTGTTAAAACCGCCCCTAACCTGGCAAAAAACAAATGGGCAGATGTTGATCTCGCGCAGCGTGTAGCCAATGAGTTAGGTAAACCAGTACGTTTGGTAAACGATGCAGATCAGCAAGGCTTAGGTGTAGTTGAGGGCAAAGGATTTGAAATTGTTTTTACAGTAGGTACAGGTTTTGGAACGGCTTTACTATTCGATGGAGAATTACTGCCGCATTTAGAACTCGCACATTTCCCGATCAACAAGGAAGAAGACTACGATGATTATATCGGAAATAAGGCTTTCGAAAAAATTGGAACTGAACGTTGGAATAAAAGACTCAAAAAAGTAATCGAAATCTACAAAACGGTTTTCAATTATGACACCTTATATATTGGTGGTGGCAATTCTAAACAAATAGACTTTAAACTGGAAAGCAATATTAAAATTGTAACCAACAGAGACGGCATTAAAGGTGGCGCAAAACTCTGGAAACTGGCCGACAAGTACAACATCTTTACTGTTGAACCTAAAAAATAA
- a CDS encoding sterol desaturase family protein: MYLIEYIYVCSVKLKKTTTVMTVNYLAFAIPAFFIFVFIEFKIAQHQKKAKIFKYESTVANFSVGIAERLLNLFIAASFYQVYNWVYANYAIFDIPTKWYVWILLLLSTDLVWYWYHRLGHEINFLWAAHIVHHQSEEFNLSAAARITTIQAIFRNVFWCILPLIGFHPNMIITILLAHGAYSFFTHTQLVGKLGWLENIFITPSLHGVHHASDEKYLDKNYGDVFVFWDKLFGTFQREEEAPKYGLTHPIKSYSFLWQHFHYYLEIAEAYRRANGFKAKWDAVFGSPALMDQNIRPILEERYYQNKMQDEAKPKPKFKIYLNIQLIMVVAMLTGTTMFYEWLTLVHKTAILIFILVTLINIGALLEQRKWIYYLECFRLILIFGYFFYALNLLGFLIFPVIILIALERTFSLRKLYMKHVFEYAKIG; the protein is encoded by the coding sequence ATGTATTTAATAGAATATATTTATGTTTGTTCCGTTAAACTAAAAAAGACCACTACAGTTATGACGGTAAACTACCTTGCATTTGCTATACCAGCATTTTTTATTTTTGTATTTATTGAGTTTAAGATCGCCCAGCATCAAAAAAAAGCGAAAATTTTCAAATATGAGAGTACGGTTGCAAATTTTAGCGTAGGTATTGCTGAAAGGTTACTCAATTTATTTATTGCGGCCAGTTTTTACCAGGTTTATAATTGGGTGTATGCGAACTATGCCATTTTTGATATTCCTACCAAATGGTATGTTTGGATACTTTTATTGCTTTCTACTGATCTGGTTTGGTACTGGTACCACAGGTTGGGGCATGAGATCAATTTTTTATGGGCGGCACACATTGTTCATCACCAGAGCGAAGAGTTTAATTTATCTGCAGCAGCTCGGATTACCACGATACAGGCCATTTTCCGTAATGTGTTCTGGTGCATCCTGCCACTGATCGGTTTTCATCCGAATATGATTATTACCATTCTTCTGGCGCATGGTGCTTATTCGTTTTTTACACATACACAATTGGTTGGTAAACTGGGCTGGCTCGAAAATATATTCATTACACCATCTTTACATGGCGTTCACCATGCATCGGATGAGAAATACCTCGATAAAAACTATGGTGATGTATTTGTTTTTTGGGATAAACTCTTCGGTACTTTCCAAAGGGAAGAAGAAGCTCCAAAATATGGCCTAACACATCCCATTAAGAGTTATAGTTTTTTATGGCAACATTTCCATTATTATTTGGAGATAGCAGAAGCTTACAGGCGGGCAAATGGATTTAAGGCAAAATGGGATGCTGTTTTTGGTAGTCCGGCTTTAATGGACCAGAATATCAGGCCGATTTTGGAAGAACGTTATTATCAGAATAAAATGCAAGATGAGGCAAAACCTAAACCAAAGTTTAAAATCTATCTGAATATCCAGCTGATAATGGTGGTAGCAATGCTTACAGGTACTACCATGTTTTACGAATGGCTAACCTTAGTACACAAAACTGCCATATTGATTTTTATCCTGGTTACCCTGATCAATATCGGTGCTTTATTAGAGCAGCGCAAATGGATTTATTACCTCGAATGTTTCAGGTTGATATTAATCTTTGGCTATTTTTTCTACGCTTTAAACCTTCTTGGTTTTTTAATATTTCCGGTGATTATCTTAATCGCGCTGGAACGGACATTCTCTTTACGTAAACTTTACATGAAGCATGTATTTGAGTACGCAAAGATAGGTTAG